The following are from one region of the Streptomyces tuirus genome:
- a CDS encoding sensor histidine kinase, producing the protein MTETTHVQTTPPGDRAKPRSPEYRVAVDSLRGLRQDLIEDAFAYRPLPGRRTDGRIVRRLPGRLREYAAWLPHALITVAALITLAFSTVDSGGPALLLGLLCAIPVLLTMVRPVVAFWASMVSTPIVSALGSQWGEWPWAAGSFACHLTVLTVVAIRTRPRTAAWMWALTAAYALVADTGIGPTYYAYGSNSAAMLVISALVLLCVTVWHIRRHAEQEVTAQQTVTAHERSRRTLLEERTTIARELHDVVAHHMSVVAIQAEAAPYRVENPPPELEKAFATIRENAVAALTELRRVLGVVRAEDYEVPDAPQPTLADLDGLLTNVREAGLTVEKTVTGAVRELPQGVELSAYRIVQEALSNTLRHAPGATARVEIGYVLGGLGLRVVNGPPPNPSLVKPSPGAGHGITGMRERVSMLTGEMTAGGTEDGGYEVTVFLPVALPGGDEA; encoded by the coding sequence GTGACCGAGACGACTCACGTGCAGACCACACCGCCCGGGGACCGGGCCAAGCCACGCAGTCCGGAGTACCGGGTGGCGGTGGACTCCCTGCGCGGCCTGCGGCAGGACCTCATCGAGGACGCGTTCGCCTACCGGCCGTTGCCCGGCAGGCGCACGGACGGGCGGATCGTGCGGCGGCTACCGGGCCGGCTGCGGGAGTACGCGGCGTGGCTCCCGCACGCCCTGATCACCGTGGCGGCCCTGATCACCCTGGCGTTCTCCACGGTCGACTCCGGCGGCCCGGCCCTGCTGCTCGGTCTGCTCTGCGCGATTCCCGTGCTGCTGACCATGGTCCGGCCGGTCGTCGCGTTCTGGGCGTCCATGGTCTCCACGCCGATCGTCTCCGCGCTCGGCAGCCAATGGGGTGAATGGCCCTGGGCAGCCGGCAGCTTCGCCTGCCATCTGACCGTGCTGACGGTCGTGGCGATACGCACCCGGCCGCGCACGGCAGCGTGGATGTGGGCGCTGACGGCGGCGTACGCCCTCGTCGCGGACACCGGCATCGGCCCGACCTACTACGCGTACGGCAGCAACTCCGCCGCCATGCTGGTCATATCGGCCCTGGTCCTGCTCTGCGTCACCGTCTGGCACATCCGGCGCCACGCCGAGCAGGAGGTCACCGCCCAGCAGACGGTCACCGCGCACGAGCGCTCCCGCCGCACCCTGCTGGAGGAGCGCACCACCATCGCCCGCGAGCTGCACGACGTCGTCGCCCACCACATGTCGGTCGTCGCCATCCAGGCGGAGGCCGCGCCGTACCGGGTGGAGAACCCGCCGCCGGAGCTGGAGAAGGCGTTCGCCACGATCCGGGAGAACGCGGTGGCGGCCCTGACCGAACTGCGCCGGGTGCTCGGCGTCGTCCGTGCCGAGGACTACGAGGTGCCGGACGCCCCGCAGCCCACGCTCGCCGACCTGGACGGACTGCTGACCAATGTCCGGGAGGCCGGGCTGACCGTGGAGAAGACGGTGACGGGCGCGGTGCGGGAGCTGCCGCAGGGCGTGGAGCTGTCGGCGTACCGCATCGTGCAGGAGGCCCTGAGCAACACCCTGCGGCACGCGCCGGGGGCCACCGCCCGGGTGGAGATCGGGTACGTGCTCGGCGGCCTGGGGCTGCGCGTGGTCAACGGCCCTCCGCCCAACCCGAGCCTGGTCAAGCCCTCGCCCGGCGCCGGGCAC
- a CDS encoding alpha/beta hydrolase gives MTDDVAAARAAAEEKSAFSHAPVDPDATAAYGDHPDQVIDFYAPRRAGGPGPAPVVFVLHGGAWRAPYDRRHISPFADFLARRGFAVASAEYRRGGGDASVAGRWPDTFDDVAAALDALPALVRELLPQADPRRTVLTGHSAGGHLALWGAARHVLPAGSPWRGGSPATLRGVVALAPIADLSIADKLDVCGGAARQLLGGDENFAERQPYADPALLLPTGIATTLVQGRTDLDVPQAVAESYAEAAAKAGEMVGVTLLEDVGHFPLIDPAADACAVVVEEIAQLAW, from the coding sequence ATGACGGACGACGTCGCAGCAGCACGGGCCGCTGCCGAGGAGAAGTCGGCCTTCTCCCACGCGCCCGTCGACCCCGACGCCACCGCGGCCTACGGTGACCATCCCGACCAGGTGATCGACTTCTACGCCCCGCGCCGGGCCGGTGGCCCCGGGCCCGCCCCGGTCGTCTTCGTCCTGCACGGCGGTGCCTGGCGGGCCCCCTACGACCGGCGCCACATCAGCCCCTTCGCGGACTTCCTCGCCCGCCGCGGGTTCGCCGTGGCCAGTGCCGAGTACCGGCGCGGCGGCGGTGACGCCTCCGTCGCCGGCCGCTGGCCCGACACCTTCGACGACGTCGCCGCGGCACTGGACGCCCTCCCGGCGCTGGTACGGGAGTTGCTGCCGCAGGCCGACCCGCGCCGTACGGTCCTCACCGGCCATTCGGCGGGCGGGCATCTCGCGCTGTGGGGTGCCGCCCGGCACGTCCTGCCGGCCGGCTCGCCCTGGCGGGGAGGCAGCCCGGCGACACTGCGCGGCGTCGTCGCCCTCGCCCCGATCGCCGACCTCTCCATCGCCGACAAGCTGGACGTGTGCGGGGGCGCCGCGCGTCAACTCCTGGGCGGGGACGAGAACTTCGCCGAGCGGCAGCCGTACGCGGACCCGGCGCTGCTGCTGCCCACCGGCATCGCCACCACCCTCGTCCAGGGCCGCACGGACCTCGATGTGCCGCAGGCCGTCGCCGAGTCGTACGCGGAGGCGGCGGCGAAGGCCGGGGAGATGGTGGGGGTGACGCTGCTGGAGGACGTGGGGCACTTCCCGCTCATCGACCCGGCGGCGGACGCGTGCGCGGTGGTCGTGGAGGAGATCGCGCAACTGGCCTGGTGA
- a CDS encoding DUF3151 domain-containing protein, whose amino-acid sequence MSIHENLLGGPPPTHLPDDPGPREMLASGASPVEVAGAHPTSSLAWAQLADEAFERGAAVESYAYARTGYHRGLDALRRSGWKGHGPVPWEHEPNRGFLRALHALARAAQAIGEQDEHERCSQFLKDSSPTAAQVLG is encoded by the coding sequence ATGTCCATTCACGAGAACCTGCTCGGGGGCCCGCCCCCGACCCACCTCCCCGACGACCCCGGGCCGCGGGAAATGCTCGCGTCGGGTGCCTCGCCCGTCGAGGTCGCCGGTGCGCACCCCACCTCCTCGCTCGCCTGGGCCCAGCTCGCCGACGAGGCGTTCGAGCGCGGCGCCGCCGTGGAGTCGTACGCGTACGCCCGCACGGGCTACCACCGCGGTCTGGACGCGCTGCGCCGCAGCGGCTGGAAGGGCCACGGCCCGGTGCCGTGGGAGCACGAGCCGAACCGCGGCTTCCTGCGGGCCCTGCACGCCCTCGCCCGCGCGGCGCAGGCGATCGGCGAGCAGGACGAGCACGAGCGCTGCTCCCAGTTCCTGAAGGACTCCTCGCCGACGGCGGCGCAGGTCCTGGGCTGA
- the kynU gene encoding kynureninase, protein MSDLAVVAEKLDAVDELAAKRAEFVLDPASDRAADAVDVYLDGNSLGALPGVVPGRVEDVVRRQWGELRIRSWEESGWWTAPERIGDRIAPLVGAAPGQIVVGDSTSVNVFKALVGAVRMAGEGRDELLVDATTFPTDGYIAESAARMTGRTLRPVAPADVPGALGERTAAVLLNHVDYRTGRLHDLPGLTAAVREAGAVAVWDLCHSAGALPVGLDEHGVDLAVGCTYKYLNGGPGSPAYLYVRRELQDRFDSPLPGWNSHAEPFGMRSGYEAAPGALRGRVGTPDILSMLALEAALDVWDGVSVEAVRAKSLALTDFFLQCVAAYVPEGRVVCVTPLAHEERGSQIALRCDDAGDVMKRLIERGVVGDFRAPDVLRFGFTPLYVGFADVERAARVLAQTLA, encoded by the coding sequence ATGTCTGACCTGGCCGTCGTGGCGGAGAAGCTGGACGCCGTCGACGAACTGGCGGCCAAGCGCGCCGAGTTCGTGCTCGACCCCGCGTCCGATCGTGCGGCCGACGCCGTGGACGTCTACCTCGACGGCAACTCGCTGGGCGCGCTGCCCGGCGTGGTCCCCGGCCGGGTGGAGGACGTCGTACGCCGCCAGTGGGGCGAGCTGCGCATCCGGTCCTGGGAGGAGAGCGGCTGGTGGACGGCGCCCGAGCGGATCGGCGACCGGATCGCCCCGCTGGTCGGGGCGGCGCCCGGGCAGATCGTCGTCGGCGACTCCACCAGCGTCAACGTCTTCAAGGCACTCGTGGGCGCGGTCCGGATGGCCGGGGAGGGCCGTGACGAGCTCCTCGTCGACGCGACGACCTTCCCCACCGACGGGTACATCGCCGAGTCCGCCGCCCGCATGACCGGCCGCACCCTGCGGCCCGTGGCACCGGCCGACGTGCCGGGCGCGCTGGGCGAGCGCACCGCCGCCGTCCTGCTCAACCACGTCGACTACCGCACCGGCCGGCTGCACGACCTGCCCGGTTTGACGGCCGCCGTGCGCGAGGCGGGCGCGGTCGCCGTCTGGGACCTGTGCCACAGCGCGGGCGCGCTGCCGGTCGGGCTGGACGAGCACGGCGTGGATCTCGCGGTCGGCTGCACCTACAAGTACCTGAACGGCGGGCCCGGTTCACCCGCCTACCTGTACGTGCGGCGGGAGCTGCAGGACCGCTTCGACTCGCCGCTGCCCGGCTGGAACTCGCACGCCGAGCCGTTCGGGATGCGCAGCGGGTACGAGGCGGCCCCCGGTGCCCTGCGCGGCCGGGTCGGCACGCCCGACATCCTCTCCATGCTCGCCCTGGAGGCGGCCTTGGACGTCTGGGACGGGGTGTCGGTCGAGGCCGTGCGGGCCAAGTCCCTCGCGCTGACGGACTTCTTCCTTCAGTGCGTGGCGGCGTACGTGCCCGAGGGCCGGGTCGTGTGTGTGACGCCGCTGGCGCACGAGGAGCGGGGCAGCCAGATCGCCCTGCGCTGCGACGACGCCGGTGACGTGATGAAACGGCTGATCGAGCGGGGAGTGGTCGGCGACTTCCGGGCGCCGGACGTGCTGCGCTTCGGCTTCACGCCGCTGTACGTCGGGTTCGCCGACGTGGAGCGGGCGGCGCGGGTGCTGGCGCAGACGCTGGCTTGA
- a CDS encoding alpha/beta hydrolase, giving the protein MRWRRVDGGRRAGRWRGAGRWRRAGRWRRAGRWRRAGRWRRAGRWRRAALAALVTGAVVLPLSAAVRPDTPAPAPASLAPLGAATLDEAYAVNRANAAEASRMAAAHHDRSRAATDRRLAALTRHLLHFDGRGSGRVTEVLGDLARAGRVAVLVPGSDTGLDTYGRFHAAASALHRQLARQAPAGTHTAVVAWLGYETPGTVSTTVTTTTRAEQAAPHLRALVADLRAISGEGARISLLCHSYGSVVCGRSAAGLDIDDIALVGSPGTGADTAAGLHTRARVWAARGGDDWVENVPHLGLDLFGTTVGFGTDPVSPAFGARVFTAGAGGHSDYFRPGSTSLTNLARIVLGDTKAVTHD; this is encoded by the coding sequence GTGCGGTGGCGCCGTGTCGACGGTGGACGCCGTGCAGGGCGATGGCGTGGCGCCGGGCGGTGGCGCCGTGCCGGTCGTTGGCGTCGCGCCGGGCGGTGGCGCCGCGCCGGGCGATGGCGTCGTGCCGGTCGCTGGCGCCGTGCCGCGCTCGCCGCCCTCGTGACGGGCGCCGTGGTCCTGCCCCTCTCCGCGGCCGTGCGACCGGACACCCCCGCACCGGCCCCCGCCTCCCTCGCGCCCCTCGGCGCGGCGACGCTCGACGAGGCCTACGCCGTCAACCGGGCCAACGCCGCCGAGGCGTCCCGCATGGCCGCCGCCCACCACGACCGCAGCCGTGCCGCGACGGACCGTCGGCTGGCCGCCCTCACCCGGCATCTGCTCCACTTCGACGGCCGCGGCTCCGGCCGGGTGACGGAGGTCCTCGGCGACCTCGCCCGGGCCGGCCGCGTCGCCGTCCTGGTCCCCGGCTCCGACACGGGCCTCGACACCTACGGCCGGTTCCACGCCGCGGCCTCCGCCCTGCACCGGCAGCTCGCCCGGCAGGCCCCGGCGGGCACGCACACCGCGGTCGTGGCCTGGCTGGGCTACGAGACGCCGGGCACGGTCAGCACGACGGTCACGACGACCACCAGGGCGGAGCAGGCGGCCCCGCACCTGCGCGCCCTGGTCGCCGACCTGCGCGCGATATCCGGCGAAGGAGCGCGCATCTCCCTCCTCTGCCACTCCTACGGCTCGGTCGTATGCGGCCGTTCCGCCGCCGGCCTCGACATCGACGACATCGCGCTCGTCGGCAGCCCCGGCACCGGCGCGGACACCGCCGCCGGCCTGCACACCCGCGCCCGGGTCTGGGCGGCCCGGGGCGGTGACGACTGGGTGGAGAACGTCCCGCACCTCGGCCTGGACCTGTTCGGCACCACGGTCGGCTTCGGCACCGACCCCGTCTCCCCGGCCTTCGGCGCCCGGGTCTTCACGGCGGGCGCCGGCGGCCACAGCGACTACTTCAGGCCCGGCTCGACCTCCCTGACCAACCTGGCCCGGATCGTCCTGGGCGACACCAAGGCGGTGACCCATGACTGA
- a CDS encoding acyltransferase family protein, translated as MTDIGVRALRRGVRRRADRIGAATPPDRDRAVDALRAVAVLGVVLGHWLVTALVSDGRTLRTASPLQHMPWLAPISWLFQTLAVFFLVGGHVATRGYASARARGVPYHQWLTGRLTRLFTPVAAVLGLWTAAALALLLSGTEFGTVRTLVKLALAPLWFLLVFAGLTAATPLLTRLSPLWPLAVVLHVDLLRFGLGGPSWLGWVNVAAGWMVPYTLGAAWTRGELERRRAGWILLGAGAAATAALVGWAGYPAAMVGVPGGGMSNLDPPSLAVVTFGLAQCGLALLLRERLRHTTRRPLAWAAVALVNLSAMTVFLWRQTALMATTATGLLAGRLPGLHTPPDGLGWVGARLLWLPVFALALAVCWAAFRSFERNSGGRGRRSRVVRSHRPSDRGTPAKARHV; from the coding sequence ATGACTGACATCGGCGTACGCGCGCTCCGGCGGGGAGTGCGCCGCCGCGCCGACCGCATCGGTGCGGCCACCCCGCCCGACCGCGACCGGGCCGTGGACGCCCTGCGGGCCGTCGCCGTCCTCGGCGTCGTCCTCGGGCACTGGCTCGTCACCGCCCTGGTCTCCGACGGCCGCACCCTGCGCACCGCGAGCCCCCTGCAGCACATGCCCTGGCTGGCGCCCATCTCCTGGCTGTTCCAGACACTCGCGGTGTTCTTCCTGGTCGGCGGCCATGTCGCCACCCGCGGCTACGCCTCGGCCCGTGCCCGGGGGGTGCCCTACCACCAGTGGCTGACGGGCCGTCTGACCCGGTTGTTCACGCCGGTCGCGGCCGTCCTCGGCCTGTGGACGGCGGCCGCGCTCGCCCTGCTGCTGTCGGGCACCGAGTTCGGCACGGTCCGCACGCTGGTGAAACTGGCCCTGGCCCCGCTGTGGTTCCTCCTGGTGTTCGCGGGCCTGACGGCGGCGACCCCGCTGCTCACCCGGCTCAGCCCGCTCTGGCCCCTGGCCGTCGTGCTCCACGTCGACCTGCTGCGCTTCGGCCTGGGCGGCCCCTCCTGGCTGGGCTGGGTGAACGTGGCGGCGGGCTGGATGGTGCCCTACACGCTGGGCGCGGCCTGGACCCGCGGGGAGCTGGAGCGCCGCCGCGCGGGCTGGATCCTGCTGGGGGCCGGGGCGGCGGCGACCGCGGCGCTCGTCGGGTGGGCGGGCTATCCGGCCGCGATGGTCGGCGTCCCGGGCGGGGGCATGTCCAACCTGGACCCGCCCTCGCTGGCCGTCGTCACGTTCGGCCTGGCCCAGTGCGGTCTCGCCCTGCTGCTGCGCGAGCGCCTGCGGCACACGACGCGTCGGCCCCTGGCGTGGGCGGCGGTGGCGCTCGTCAACCTCTCCGCGATGACCGTCTTCCTCTGGCGCCAGACGGCCTTGATGGCCACGACCGCCACCGGCCTCCTCGCCGGCCGGCTGCCCGGCCTGCACACTCCGCCCGACGGGCTCGGCTGGGTCGGTGCCCGGCTGCTGTGGCTGCCCGTGTTCGCACTCGCCCTCGCGGTCTGCTGGGCCGCCTTCCGCTCTTTCGAGCGCAACAGCGGCGGCCGGGGCCGCAGATCGCGGGTGGTGCGCTCGCACCGTCCGTCCGACCGGGGCACCCCGGCGAAGGCCCGACATGTCTAG
- a CDS encoding tryptophan 2,3-dioxygenase family protein, translated as MSHEAHEPETPHLDFHGTTPYEDYVKADVLTHLQHTLSDDPGEMVFLVTTQVMELWFTVIVHEWETAAGALRGDDIPTAIHALKRSVRELEALNHSWKPLAQLTPAQFNSYRSALGEGSGFQSAMYRRMEFLLGDKSASMLVPHRGAPRVHAELEKALHEPSLYDEVVRLLARRGHDIPEAVLRRDVSKRYEPSPQVEAAWTAVYAGDESDEVARLGEALSDVAELVWRWRNDHLVATRRAMGAKTGTGGSAGVAWLEKRAQKNVFPELWTARSYV; from the coding sequence ATGTCCCACGAGGCTCACGAGCCCGAGACCCCGCATCTCGACTTCCACGGCACGACCCCGTACGAGGACTACGTCAAGGCAGACGTACTCACCCACCTCCAGCACACCCTCTCCGACGATCCCGGAGAGATGGTCTTCCTGGTGACGACCCAGGTGATGGAGCTGTGGTTCACCGTCATCGTCCACGAGTGGGAGACGGCGGCCGGCGCGCTCAGGGGTGACGACATCCCGACCGCCATCCACGCGCTCAAGAGGTCCGTCCGCGAGCTGGAGGCGCTCAACCACTCCTGGAAGCCGCTCGCCCAGCTCACGCCGGCCCAGTTCAACTCGTACCGCAGCGCCCTCGGCGAGGGCTCCGGCTTCCAGTCGGCGATGTACCGGCGCATGGAGTTCCTGCTCGGCGACAAGTCCGCGTCCATGCTCGTCCCGCACCGGGGCGCACCGCGCGTGCACGCCGAGCTGGAGAAGGCGCTGCACGAGCCGAGCCTGTACGACGAGGTCGTGCGGCTGCTGGCGCGGCGCGGGCACGACATCCCGGAGGCCGTGCTGCGGCGCGACGTCTCGAAGCGCTACGAGCCGTCGCCGCAGGTGGAGGCGGCCTGGACGGCCGTCTACGCGGGTGACGAGAGCGACGAGGTCGCCCGGCTGGGTGAGGCGCTGAGCGACGTCGCCGAGCTGGTGTGGCGCTGGCGCAACGACCACCTGGTCGCCACCCGCCGTGCGATGGGCGCCAAGACCGGCACGGGCGGCTCCGCCGGGGTGGCCTGGCTGGAGAAGCGCGCGCAGAAGAACGTGTTCCCCGAGCTGTGGACGGCGCGGTCCTATGTCTGA
- a CDS encoding response regulator, whose translation MTSGTGHPIRVLIVDDQAMVRQGFTVLLGVQPDIEVVGEAKDGESGVAKAAETLPDVVLMDIRMPGIGGIEATEHITAAHPDIKVLVLTTFDLDEYVYDALRAGASGFLLKDASAEQLAEAVRVVAAGEALLAPVITRKLIAEFSRLDGKPRAPLKERIGDLTERETEVLALIAQGLSNAEIARHLYVAEQTVKTHVGRILVKLGLRDRTQAAVFAYESGLVRPSGY comes from the coding sequence ATGACGAGCGGCACCGGCCACCCCATCCGGGTTCTCATCGTCGATGACCAGGCGATGGTCCGGCAGGGCTTCACCGTGCTGCTGGGCGTCCAGCCCGACATAGAGGTCGTCGGCGAGGCGAAGGACGGCGAGAGCGGTGTCGCGAAGGCCGCCGAGACCCTCCCCGACGTCGTCCTCATGGACATCCGCATGCCCGGCATCGGCGGCATCGAGGCGACCGAGCACATCACGGCCGCGCACCCGGACATCAAGGTGCTGGTGCTCACCACCTTCGACCTCGACGAGTACGTGTACGACGCGCTGCGCGCCGGAGCCTCCGGGTTCCTGCTGAAGGACGCGTCGGCGGAGCAGCTCGCCGAGGCGGTCCGGGTGGTCGCCGCCGGGGAGGCGCTGCTCGCCCCGGTCATCACCCGCAAGCTGATCGCCGAGTTCTCGCGGCTCGACGGCAAGCCCCGCGCCCCGCTCAAGGAGCGCATCGGCGACCTGACCGAGCGGGAGACGGAGGTACTCGCGCTGATCGCGCAGGGCCTGTCGAACGCGGAGATCGCCCGGCACCTGTATGTGGCCGAGCAGACGGTGAAGACCCACGTGGGCCGGATCCTGGTGAAGCTGGGCCTCAGAGACCGGACCCAGGCGGCGGTGTTCGCCTACGAGTCGGGGCTGGTGCGGCCGTCGGGCTACTGA
- a CDS encoding sensor histidine kinase encodes MSRLGRVTDTGVGRAPRARVTGWLRALRGDLWTVRADPLPPSTWLRWLPHGLLCLAAFGITVGGAGDMTDNGHLGSGLALLVAGGQGGAVVLGMWRPVPAWWLSLGVFVLGAAAVRTRMGLDLETYTWPWTAAGIIAELFVLLLLALRVPTRAAVAALAVTAFPTWVFESLWTGEPYDTTGVLAVSLFTIVVILGSALRGRREARAQLVEQTTLTAEERTRRTLLEERSRIARELHDVVAHHMSVISIQAQVAPHLVENPPDELKENLAGIRQNALEALTELRRVLGVLRSEHTGPGESPEGPHDGTAPHAPQPTLDRLDTLVENTRAVGREVVTDISGERRPLPPGVELSAYRIVQEALSNALRHAPGANITVRLTYEADGLEVEIVNGRPTGPPPPSTGAGHGLLGMRERVAMLGGTMTAHPWHWDGFKVTAFLPDTPPADTPGTDHPTARRKGTS; translated from the coding sequence ATGTCTAGGCTGGGCCGCGTGACGGACACGGGGGTGGGCCGCGCGCCGCGAGCGCGCGTCACGGGCTGGCTGCGGGCACTGCGCGGGGACCTGTGGACCGTCCGGGCGGACCCGCTGCCCCCCTCCACCTGGCTGCGCTGGCTGCCGCACGGACTGCTGTGCCTGGCCGCGTTCGGCATCACGGTCGGTGGCGCGGGCGACATGACCGACAACGGGCATCTCGGTTCCGGCCTGGCGCTGCTGGTCGCGGGCGGACAGGGCGGCGCCGTGGTGCTGGGCATGTGGCGGCCGGTCCCGGCGTGGTGGCTGTCCCTGGGGGTATTCGTCCTGGGCGCCGCTGCGGTGCGCACCCGCATGGGCTTGGACCTGGAGACCTACACCTGGCCCTGGACCGCCGCCGGAATCATCGCCGAGCTGTTCGTGCTGCTGCTGCTCGCCCTGCGGGTGCCCACCCGCGCGGCGGTGGCGGCCCTGGCGGTGACCGCGTTCCCCACCTGGGTCTTCGAAAGCCTCTGGACCGGCGAGCCCTACGACACCACCGGCGTCCTCGCGGTCTCCCTGTTCACCATCGTCGTGATACTCGGCAGCGCGCTCCGGGGCCGGCGCGAGGCCCGCGCCCAACTCGTCGAGCAGACCACGCTCACCGCCGAGGAACGCACCCGGCGCACCCTCCTGGAGGAGCGCAGCCGCATCGCGCGGGAGCTGCACGACGTGGTGGCCCACCACATGTCGGTCATCTCCATCCAGGCACAAGTCGCTCCGCACCTCGTCGAGAACCCGCCCGACGAGCTCAAGGAGAACCTCGCGGGCATCCGGCAGAACGCGCTGGAGGCGCTGACCGAGCTGCGCCGGGTGCTGGGCGTGCTGCGCTCGGAGCACACCGGGCCGGGTGAGTCGCCCGAGGGCCCGCACGACGGGACAGCACCGCACGCCCCCCAGCCCACGCTCGACCGGCTCGACACGCTGGTGGAGAACACCCGGGCCGTCGGCCGCGAGGTCGTCACCGACATCAGCGGCGAGCGGCGCCCGCTGCCACCCGGCGTGGAGCTGTCGGCGTACCGGATCGTGCAGGAGGCGCTGAGCAACGCCCTGCGGCACGCACCCGGCGCGAACATCACGGTCCGCCTCACGTACGAGGCGGACGGCCTGGAGGTGGAGATCGTCAACGGCCGCCCGACCGGGCCGCCCCCGCCGTCGACGGGGGCGGGGCACGGACTGCTCGGCATGCGGGAGCGGGTCGCGATGCTCGGCGGCACGATGACCGCGCATCCGTGGCACTGGGACGGCTTCAAGGTCACCGCCTTCCTCCCGGACACCCCGCCCGCCGACACGCCGGGCACCGACCACCCCACGGCTCGCAGGAAAGGGACCTCATGA